The following proteins are encoded in a genomic region of Pseudodesulfovibrio mercurii:
- the moaC gene encoding cyclic pyranopterin monophosphate synthase MoaC, whose amino-acid sequence MAQGFSHMDQDGNARMVDVSAKNDTSRTAIVRGLVRISPETMRLLKEDALPKGDVLTTAKIAGIQAAKRTSDLIPMCHPLPISYIDVRFTVHDEASTIELECEVRTTYKTGVEMEALIGCQVAAATIYDMCKAVQKDIVIDKCRLVYKSGGKSGIFTAK is encoded by the coding sequence ATGGCACAAGGCTTTTCGCACATGGACCAGGACGGCAACGCCCGCATGGTGGACGTCTCCGCCAAGAACGACACGAGCCGCACGGCCATTGTCCGGGGATTGGTCCGCATTTCCCCGGAGACCATGCGCCTGCTCAAGGAGGACGCCCTGCCCAAGGGTGACGTCCTGACCACGGCCAAGATCGCGGGCATCCAGGCCGCCAAGCGGACCAGCGACCTCATCCCCATGTGCCACCCCCTGCCCATCAGCTATATCGACGTGCGCTTCACCGTGCACGACGAGGCCTCGACCATCGAACTCGAATGCGAGGTCCGGACCACCTACAAGACCGGCGTCGAGATGGAGGCCCTGATAGGCTGCCAGGTGGCCGCCGCGACCATCTACGACATGTGCAAGGCGGTCCAGAAGGACATCGTCATCGACAAATGCCGGCTGGTCTACAAGTCCGGCGGGAAGTCCGGGATTTTTACCGCCAAATAG
- a CDS encoding CoA-binding protein translates to MLIDMKELAPLLREVKTIAVVGAVDKPGRPVDMVGRALIDMGFNVIPVHPKRSDVWGLPTYPALGDIPVPVDLVDVFRAPQFCPDHAREALALDPLPKIFWMQSGIVSPEARQILAGSGITVVEDRCTKVEMQAMGIRP, encoded by the coding sequence ATGTTGATCGACATGAAAGAGCTAGCGCCCCTGCTGCGCGAGGTCAAGACCATCGCCGTGGTCGGCGCCGTGGACAAGCCCGGCCGCCCCGTGGACATGGTCGGCCGCGCCCTCATCGACATGGGCTTCAACGTCATCCCGGTCCATCCCAAGCGCAGCGACGTCTGGGGGCTGCCCACCTACCCCGCCCTCGGCGACATCCCCGTGCCCGTGGACCTGGTGGACGTGTTCCGGGCCCCGCAGTTCTGCCCGGACCACGCCCGCGAGGCCCTGGCCCTCGATCCGCTGCCCAAAATCTTCTGGATGCAGTCCGGCATCGTCAGCCCCGAGGCCCGGCAGATACTGGCCGGAAGCGGCATCACCGTGGTTGAGGACCGCTGCACCAAGGTCGAGATGCAGGCCATGGGGATCCGTCCATGA
- the dnaJ gene encoding molecular chaperone DnaJ: MSKRDYYEILEVERTATQDQIKTAYRRLAFKYHPDRNQDDPDAESKFKEAAEAYEVLGNQDKRQSYDRFGFDGVNGNGFSGFSSNEDIFGAFSDIFGEVFGFSSAGRANRPRADSDLRYNLEISFRDAAKGTEVSIKIPVETHCETCGGSGAAPGSSPQTCPQCGGSGTVQQSQGFFRISATCPQCHGAGKLITDPCDTCMGRGTVIQDKDLSVRIPAGVDNNSRLRLRGEGEAGVNGGPPGDLYVVIRVTPDDTFERQGQNLIISREISMVEAALGHRLEVPTLDEPVNLDIPSGTQSGEVFRLRGLGLPHLGSTQNGDLLVEIRVKTPSKLNARQEELLREFAEIEAGKLKNRAKGFFKKAKDKVMGE; the protein is encoded by the coding sequence ATGTCCAAACGCGATTACTACGAGATCCTGGAGGTGGAGCGGACCGCCACCCAGGATCAGATCAAGACGGCGTACCGGAGACTGGCCTTCAAGTATCATCCCGACCGCAACCAGGATGATCCCGACGCCGAATCCAAATTCAAGGAGGCCGCCGAGGCCTACGAGGTCCTGGGCAACCAGGACAAGCGCCAGTCCTATGACCGGTTCGGCTTCGACGGCGTGAACGGCAACGGCTTCTCCGGCTTTTCCAGCAACGAGGACATCTTCGGCGCCTTCAGCGACATCTTCGGCGAGGTCTTCGGCTTTTCCTCGGCCGGGCGGGCCAACCGCCCCCGGGCCGATTCCGACCTGCGCTACAACCTGGAGATATCCTTCCGGGACGCGGCCAAGGGCACCGAGGTGTCCATCAAGATTCCCGTGGAGACCCATTGCGAGACCTGCGGCGGCAGCGGGGCGGCCCCCGGCTCCTCGCCCCAGACCTGCCCCCAGTGCGGCGGGTCCGGCACGGTCCAGCAGTCCCAGGGATTCTTCCGCATTTCCGCCACCTGCCCCCAGTGCCACGGCGCGGGCAAGCTGATCACCGACCCCTGCGACACCTGCATGGGGCGCGGCACGGTCATCCAGGACAAGGACCTGAGCGTCCGCATCCCGGCGGGCGTGGACAACAACTCGCGCCTGCGGCTGCGCGGCGAGGGCGAGGCCGGGGTCAACGGCGGCCCTCCGGGCGACCTCTATGTGGTCATCCGGGTCACGCCCGACGACACCTTCGAGCGCCAGGGCCAGAACCTGATCATCAGCCGGGAAATCTCCATGGTCGAGGCCGCCCTGGGCCATCGCCTGGAGGTGCCCACCCTGGACGAGCCGGTCAACCTGGACATCCCGAGCGGCACCCAGTCCGGCGAGGTCTTTCGGCTGCGCGGCCTGGGGCTGCCCCATCTCGGCTCCACCCAGAACGGCGACCTGCTCGTGGAGATCCGCGTGAAGACCCCCTCCAAGCTGAACGCCCGCCAGGAGGAGCTCCTGCGGGAGTTCGCCGAGATCGAGGCAGGAAAACTCAAGAATCGGGCCAAGGGCTTCTTCAAGAAGGCCAAGGACAAGGTCATGGGAGAGTAG
- the hisF gene encoding imidazole glycerol phosphate synthase subunit HisF, with amino-acid sequence MLSKRVIPCLDVRNGRLTKGIKFEGNVDIGDPVESAKRYYEDGADEIVFYDITASHEARGIFLDVVEKVASQIFIPFSVGGGINSVSDMRDVLVAGAEKVSVNSGAVKNPDIISEGAAMFGSQCVVLGMDVKRVPKSEDIPSGFEIVIHGGRKYMGMDAIEWAKTGEALGAGEICLNSIDADGVKNGYDLELTRLVAEAVTIPVIASGGAGNPQHMVDAVTEGKATAALIASIVHYGEYTIPQLKKYMSEHGVQTRMVW; translated from the coding sequence ATGCTGAGTAAACGGGTCATCCCCTGCCTCGACGTGCGCAACGGCCGTCTGACCAAGGGCATCAAGTTCGAAGGCAACGTGGACATCGGCGATCCGGTCGAGTCCGCCAAGCGCTACTACGAGGACGGCGCGGACGAGATCGTCTTCTACGACATCACCGCCTCCCACGAGGCGCGCGGCATCTTCCTGGACGTGGTCGAAAAAGTCGCCTCCCAGATATTCATCCCGTTCTCCGTGGGCGGGGGCATCAACTCCGTGTCCGACATGCGCGACGTGCTCGTGGCCGGTGCGGAAAAGGTCTCGGTCAACTCCGGCGCGGTCAAGAACCCGGACATTATCAGCGAGGGCGCGGCCATGTTCGGCTCCCAGTGCGTGGTGCTCGGCATGGACGTCAAGCGCGTGCCCAAGTCCGAGGACATCCCCTCCGGCTTCGAGATCGTCATCCACGGCGGCCGCAAGTACATGGGCATGGACGCCATCGAATGGGCCAAGACCGGCGAGGCGCTCGGCGCGGGCGAAATCTGCCTGAACTCCATCGACGCCGACGGCGTGAAGAACGGCTACGACCTGGAACTGACCCGGCTGGTGGCCGAGGCCGTGACCATCCCGGTCATCGCCTCCGGCGGCGCGGGCAACCCCCAGCACATGGTCGACGCCGTGACCGAGGGCAAGGCCACGGCCGCGCTCATCGCCTCCATCGTCCACTACGGCGAATACACCATCCCGCAACTCAAGAAATACATGTCCGAACACGGCGTCCAGACCCGCATGGTCTGGTAG
- a CDS encoding M24 family metallopeptidase, with the protein MFEAIARIPQEELSRRWDAVRRHLRHIAPEAGGILVFSRLNIYYLTGTFGQGVLWLPLDGEPVLLIRKGVNRARLEAGVRHILPFKSYGELPGLCADAGSPFTPTLAAVMAGLTWQLGIMLADKLKDYAIVPGDHAVALAKMVKSEFELDILRRCGERHHRCLYDILPPLLHPGMTEREIAHKAWEVFFAEGHMGIIRMQAHGEEAFLGHVSAGDSGNYPSGFNGPLGLRGEHPASALMGNVHKIWEPGEPLMLDIGFQLEGYHTDKTQAYFAGPASAIPDDVRRAHEFCMELQDWMCATAKPGVTPEELYLHCLDEAERQGFADGFMGLDENRVPFVGHGIGLTVDEYPPMAKGFTQPLEQGMVIALEPKQGIRGVAMVGVENTFEITADGCRCISGDRYDMIPVE; encoded by the coding sequence ATGTTCGAAGCCATCGCCCGCATCCCACAAGAGGAACTCTCGCGCCGCTGGGACGCCGTCCGGCGCCACCTGCGCCATATCGCCCCGGAAGCGGGCGGCATCCTGGTCTTTTCCCGGCTGAACATCTATTACCTGACCGGCACCTTCGGCCAGGGCGTGCTCTGGCTGCCGCTTGACGGCGAGCCCGTGCTGCTCATCCGCAAGGGCGTCAACCGCGCCCGGCTGGAGGCGGGGGTCCGGCACATCCTGCCGTTCAAGTCCTACGGCGAACTGCCCGGCCTGTGTGCCGACGCGGGCAGCCCCTTCACGCCCACCCTGGCGGCGGTCATGGCCGGGCTGACCTGGCAGCTCGGGATCATGCTGGCGGACAAGCTCAAGGACTACGCCATCGTGCCCGGCGACCACGCCGTGGCCCTGGCCAAGATGGTCAAGTCCGAGTTCGAGCTGGACATCCTGCGCCGCTGCGGCGAGCGGCACCACCGCTGCCTGTACGACATCCTGCCGCCCCTGCTCCATCCCGGCATGACCGAGCGCGAGATCGCCCACAAGGCGTGGGAGGTCTTTTTCGCCGAGGGGCACATGGGCATCATCCGCATGCAGGCCCACGGCGAGGAGGCCTTCCTCGGCCACGTGTCCGCCGGGGACTCCGGCAACTATCCCAGCGGGTTCAACGGCCCCCTCGGATTGCGCGGCGAACACCCGGCCTCGGCACTGATGGGCAACGTGCACAAGATATGGGAGCCGGGCGAACCGCTCATGCTCGACATCGGCTTCCAGCTCGAGGGCTACCACACGGACAAGACCCAGGCCTATTTCGCCGGGCCCGCGTCGGCCATCCCCGACGACGTCCGCCGGGCCCACGAGTTCTGCATGGAGCTCCAGGACTGGATGTGCGCCACGGCCAAGCCGGGCGTGACCCCGGAGGAACTCTACCTGCACTGCCTGGACGAGGCCGAGCGGCAGGGCTTCGCCGACGGCTTCATGGGGCTGGACGAGAACCGGGTCCCGTTCGTGGGCCACGGCATCGGCCTGACCGTGGACGAGTACCCGCCCATGGCCAAGGGATTCACCCAGCCGCTGGAGCAGGGCATGGTCATCGCCCTGGAGCCCAAGCAGGGCATCCGCGGCGTGGCCATGGTCGGGGTGGAGAACACCTTCGAGATCACCGCCGACGGCTGCCGCTGCATCTCGGGCGACCGCTACGACATGATTCCCGTGGAATAG
- a CDS encoding tRNA lysidine(34) synthetase, with protein MASWGKLTFAQKKCVTATGKLMQQTDMVTGGARIGLAISGGVDSFLMLKVMTIRRAIMPFPVELMALHVNPGFDPASHAPLVRWCAENGLAAHVELTDFGPRAHTEENRKNSPCFWCAMQRRKRLFELCRDYNLTHLAFGHNADDNVITFFMNVVQNGRADGLSANEPFFGGKLKVIRPTMLLDKKTVIKAAAQWELPIWENVCPSNGFTKRDEIHEWLRAMWRKDKRIKNNIFNAITRQQVDLTSKKV; from the coding sequence ATGGCCTCATGGGGCAAACTCACCTTTGCGCAGAAAAAATGCGTCACCGCCACGGGCAAGCTCATGCAGCAGACCGACATGGTCACGGGCGGGGCCCGCATCGGCCTGGCCATTTCCGGCGGCGTGGACAGCTTCCTCATGCTCAAGGTCATGACCATCCGCCGGGCGATCATGCCCTTTCCCGTGGAGCTGATGGCCCTGCACGTCAACCCCGGCTTCGACCCCGCCTCCCATGCGCCGCTGGTCAGGTGGTGCGCGGAAAACGGGCTGGCCGCGCACGTGGAGCTGACCGACTTCGGCCCGCGCGCCCACACCGAGGAAAACCGCAAGAATTCCCCGTGCTTCTGGTGCGCCATGCAACGCCGAAAGCGGCTCTTCGAGCTGTGCCGCGACTACAACCTGACCCACCTGGCCTTCGGACACAACGCCGACGACAACGTGATCACCTTCTTCATGAACGTGGTCCAGAACGGGCGCGCCGACGGGCTGTCGGCCAACGAGCCGTTCTTCGGCGGCAAGCTCAAGGTCATCCGGCCGACCATGCTCCTGGACAAGAAGACCGTGATCAAGGCGGCCGCCCAATGGGAGCTGCCCATTTGGGAAAACGTCTGCCCTTCCAACGGATTCACCAAAAGGGACGAAATCCATGAATGGCTACGGGCCATGTGGCGGAAAGATAAACGTATAAAAAACAATATCTTCAACGCCATAACCCGGCAACAAGTCGACTTGACAAGCAAAAAAGTCTAG
- the hisH gene encoding imidazole glycerol phosphate synthase subunit HisH: MLAIFDYKAGNQTSVHRALEHLGIPNEITNDPVKLDNATGIIFPGVGAAGQAMEELESGGLDQVIKKLIAQKKPVLGICVGCQILLDYSEENDTKALEVIPGECRLFNPSWVDYEDIQIRVPHMGWNQVELIKECELFDGIDPDADFYFVHSYYPAPAEEFVIGTTRYGIDFCSVHGRKGLWAVQFHPEKSGRPGLKMLRNFYNYCVEAGNAE, from the coding sequence ATGCTCGCCATCTTCGATTACAAGGCGGGGAACCAGACCAGCGTCCACCGGGCCCTGGAGCACCTGGGCATCCCGAATGAAATCACCAACGACCCCGTGAAACTGGACAATGCCACCGGGATCATCTTCCCGGGCGTCGGCGCCGCCGGCCAGGCCATGGAAGAGCTCGAATCCGGCGGCCTCGACCAGGTCATCAAGAAGCTCATCGCCCAGAAGAAGCCCGTGCTCGGCATCTGCGTGGGCTGCCAGATTCTCCTGGACTACTCCGAGGAAAACGACACCAAGGCCCTGGAGGTCATCCCCGGCGAATGCCGACTGTTCAACCCTTCCTGGGTGGACTACGAGGACATCCAGATCCGCGTGCCGCACATGGGCTGGAACCAGGTGGAGCTGATCAAGGAGTGCGAGCTGTTCGACGGTATCGACCCGGACGCGGACTTCTACTTCGTGCACAGCTACTACCCCGCACCCGCCGAGGAGTTCGTCATCGGCACCACCCGCTACGGCATCGACTTCTGCTCGGTGCACGGCCGCAAGGGGCTGTGGGCCGTCCAGTTCCACCCGGAAAAGAGCGGCCGTCCCGGCCTGAAGATGCTCCGCAACTTCTACAACTACTGCGTGGAGGCCGGAAATGCTGAGTAA
- the fliR gene encoding flagellar biosynthetic protein FliR produces the protein MELFGFQPSDLLSYFLTLFRISVVLFLLPFFGGQSIPKVVKAALVLVLSMALWPQLSFPGSLMPTGWNIAIMFLGELVLGLILGMLVNFLFAAVQLGGQIIGFQMGFAMVNVVDPITGTSNAVSAHFLYMCTMLTFLVLNGHLYLLKAVGMSFQYIPPGTLLLQPELANDIFHFSNLMFTLAIKIAAPVMAALFLVDLSLALISRAAPQMHVLILGFPIKITVGFFFLGFIFSIMAQYVGDYLTGLNNMYENVMRFGMSGLQ, from the coding sequence ATGGAGCTTTTCGGATTCCAACCGAGCGACCTGCTCAGCTATTTCCTGACGCTGTTCCGCATCAGCGTCGTGCTCTTTCTGCTGCCCTTTTTCGGCGGGCAATCCATCCCCAAGGTGGTCAAGGCCGCCCTGGTCCTGGTCCTGTCCATGGCGCTCTGGCCGCAGCTTTCCTTCCCCGGCTCCCTGATGCCCACGGGCTGGAACATCGCCATCATGTTCCTCGGCGAACTGGTGCTCGGCCTGATCCTCGGCATGCTCGTCAATTTTCTGTTCGCGGCGGTCCAGCTGGGCGGCCAGATCATCGGTTTCCAGATGGGCTTCGCCATGGTCAACGTGGTCGATCCCATCACCGGCACGAGCAACGCGGTCTCGGCCCATTTCCTGTACATGTGCACCATGCTGACCTTCCTGGTCCTCAACGGCCACCTCTATCTGCTCAAGGCCGTGGGCATGAGCTTCCAGTACATCCCGCCGGGCACCCTGCTGCTCCAGCCGGAACTGGCCAACGACATCTTCCACTTCTCCAACCTGATGTTCACCCTGGCCATCAAGATCGCGGCCCCGGTCATGGCCGCCCTGTTCCTGGTGGACCTCTCCCTGGCGCTCATCTCGCGGGCCGCGCCCCAGATGCATGTGCTCATCCTCGGCTTTCCCATCAAGATCACCGTGGGCTTCTTCTTCCTGGGCTTCATCTTCTCCATCATGGCCCAGTACGTGGGCGACTACCTGACCGGCCTGAACAACATGTACGAGAACGTCATGCGCTTCGGCATGTCCGGCCTGCAATAG
- a CDS encoding DUF4340 domain-containing protein, with protein sequence MRRILFLVVIVLAAALAGGAYWYRSGMEKQVVTSRWLAHPLKKVKSVHVRQGGEAYTLVLDGDRWVARVPGASWNVSARALGDRVRDYLIRVPELVPLLAFDGNESEMLGEYGLTEPELKLIVQFRDENVPPLNLRFARGESGKTYGWNSETPGRVYEFGGEVFEQLAHPAAYFLDTKVFRFNEEQVSQVQLVQPFGSSWVARRESKGFVFVLPGYLKGKEASSSELKLYLHALALLRAGRLVLEPAVPEKGMAALTIKVWSDDAKEPSTVEFFTIEDDPKHYFGRSSWLTVPFLLDAESVSQLVKSAFDVQGRNVFSLDIGQVALLVVVNGDRRYVVRRGHTGWRVDGGEKDIPGIDMALWRFTELQFEALPLNNLAATAVKLMHCRLLDGDGNELKGITFYADPKLPQGQCWMKNGDGMYYPVSARLLKDLQGMFPAGEPGKVE encoded by the coding sequence TTGAGACGGATACTGTTCCTTGTCGTCATCGTGCTCGCGGCCGCCCTGGCCGGTGGCGCGTACTGGTACAGGTCCGGCATGGAAAAACAGGTCGTGACGTCCCGCTGGCTGGCACATCCCCTGAAGAAGGTCAAGTCCGTGCACGTCCGGCAGGGGGGCGAGGCCTATACCCTCGTCCTCGACGGCGACCGATGGGTGGCGCGGGTCCCGGGCGCGTCCTGGAACGTCTCGGCCAGGGCCCTGGGCGACCGGGTCCGGGATTACCTGATCCGGGTGCCGGAACTGGTGCCGCTGCTCGCCTTTGACGGGAACGAATCCGAGATGCTCGGGGAGTACGGCCTGACCGAGCCGGAGCTCAAGCTCATCGTCCAGTTCCGGGACGAGAACGTGCCGCCCCTGAACCTCAGGTTCGCCCGGGGCGAGTCCGGCAAGACCTACGGCTGGAACTCGGAGACGCCCGGCCGGGTCTACGAATTCGGAGGCGAGGTCTTCGAGCAGCTCGCCCATCCGGCCGCCTACTTCCTCGACACCAAGGTCTTTCGTTTCAACGAGGAGCAGGTCAGCCAGGTGCAGCTGGTCCAGCCGTTCGGTTCGAGCTGGGTGGCCCGGCGCGAGTCCAAGGGGTTCGTTTTCGTCCTGCCCGGTTACCTCAAGGGCAAGGAGGCGTCCAGCTCGGAGCTCAAGCTCTACCTGCACGCCCTGGCCCTGCTGCGGGCGGGCAGGCTGGTGCTCGAACCCGCGGTGCCGGAAAAGGGCATGGCGGCCCTGACCATCAAGGTCTGGTCGGACGACGCCAAGGAGCCGTCCACGGTGGAATTCTTCACCATCGAGGATGACCCCAAACACTATTTCGGCCGCTCTTCCTGGCTGACCGTGCCGTTCCTGCTCGATGCGGAGAGCGTCAGTCAGCTGGTCAAGAGCGCCTTCGACGTCCAGGGGCGCAACGTGTTCTCCCTGGACATCGGCCAGGTTGCCCTGCTGGTCGTCGTCAACGGCGACCGGCGTTACGTGGTCCGTCGCGGGCACACCGGCTGGCGCGTGGACGGAGGGGAAAAAGACATCCCCGGCATTGACATGGCGCTCTGGCGATTTACAGAGTTACAGTTTGAGGCGTTGCCCCTGAACAACCTGGCCGCCACGGCTGTGAAGCTCATGCACTGCCGCCTGCTGGACGGCGACGGGAACGAACTGAAGGGGATCACCTTCTACGCGGATCCCAAGCTGCCCCAGGGACAGTGTTGGATGAAGAACGGAGACGGCATGTACTACCCGGTCTCCGCCCGGCTGCTCAAGGACCTGCAAGGGATGTTCCCGGCGGGCGAGCCCGGAAAAGTGGAATAA
- a CDS encoding M23 family metallopeptidase, producing MLFRKYHIVVFRDKQGSCKKFQLRGWVIMFLFLMTVSMAAGNVILWNKYAEHSRIEQGLNIAEKTVQEQKTQLLSLSQKITSLQGNLSRIRDFDSKLRVMINLDQDGSQAAAPKGGPANENFSKGYLPLYRQELLARKMHEFLRQLNVEARLEEVRQQEIMHTLRSNQNILEATPSIWPTSGWVTSGFAWRTSPFTGKREFHKGLDISAPRGTPVYAPARGSVTFAGRDGSYGLCIRLKHNASLTTRFAHLNRIAIKSGQEVTRGELIGYVGNTGRSTGPHLHYEVRLNGVPVNPKRYILN from the coding sequence ATGCTTTTCCGAAAATACCACATAGTTGTCTTCAGAGACAAACAGGGTTCTTGCAAGAAATTCCAGCTCCGAGGCTGGGTTATCATGTTCCTCTTCCTGATGACGGTGTCCATGGCCGCGGGCAACGTCATTCTCTGGAATAAATACGCCGAGCACTCCCGTATCGAGCAAGGCCTCAACATCGCTGAAAAAACCGTCCAGGAACAAAAAACCCAACTCCTCAGTCTCTCCCAGAAGATCACCTCCCTCCAAGGCAACCTGAGCCGCATCCGCGATTTCGACTCCAAGCTCCGGGTCATGATCAACCTGGACCAGGACGGCAGCCAGGCCGCCGCCCCCAAGGGCGGTCCCGCCAACGAGAATTTCTCCAAGGGCTACCTGCCCCTCTACCGCCAGGAACTGCTCGCCCGCAAGATGCACGAGTTCCTGCGCCAGTTGAACGTGGAGGCGCGCCTCGAAGAGGTCCGCCAGCAGGAAATCATGCACACCCTGCGTTCCAACCAGAACATCCTCGAAGCCACCCCGTCCATCTGGCCGACCTCCGGCTGGGTGACCTCGGGCTTCGCCTGGCGCACCTCGCCCTTCACGGGCAAGCGCGAGTTCCACAAGGGGCTCGATATCTCGGCCCCGCGCGGCACCCCGGTCTATGCCCCGGCGCGCGGCAGCGTGACCTTCGCCGGACGCGACGGCTCCTACGGCCTGTGCATCCGCCTGAAGCACAACGCCAGCCTGACCACCCGGTTCGCCCACCTGAACCGCATCGCCATCAAGAGCGGCCAGGAAGTCACCCGCGGCGAGCTCATCGGCTACGTGGGCAACACGGGCCGCTCCACCGGCCCCCACCTGCACTACGAGGTCCGCCTGAACGGCGTGCCGGTGAACCCCAAACGGTACATCCTCAACTAA
- a CDS encoding YkgJ family cysteine cluster protein: MTVAAFECRMCGHCCQGEGGIVMTDKDCVRLADFLHITVDELVARYAQTRGGKIQLGVGEDDYCVFYKEGCSVHPGRPDICRAWPYFRGNLIDETSWEMIQEYCPGVNPEAGHAEFVRQGRAYLREHDLLRYDPDTSPNALISDE, encoded by the coding sequence ATGACCGTGGCCGCCTTCGAATGCCGCATGTGCGGCCACTGCTGCCAGGGCGAGGGCGGCATCGTCATGACCGACAAGGATTGCGTGCGGCTGGCCGACTTCCTGCACATCACCGTGGACGAGCTGGTCGCGCGCTACGCCCAGACGCGCGGCGGCAAGATTCAGCTCGGCGTGGGCGAGGACGACTACTGCGTCTTCTACAAGGAAGGCTGCTCGGTGCACCCCGGCCGCCCGGACATCTGCCGCGCCTGGCCCTACTTCCGGGGCAACCTCATCGACGAGACCAGCTGGGAGATGATCCAGGAGTACTGTCCCGGCGTGAACCCCGAGGCCGGGCACGCGGAGTTCGTCCGCCAGGGACGCGCCTATTTGCGCGAGCACGATCTTTTGCGCTATGATCCCGACACGTCGCCCAACGCGCTGATTTCCGACGAATAA
- the rpoZ gene encoding DNA-directed RNA polymerase subunit omega has translation MARITVEDCLAKVSNRFLITQMAIKRVKQYREGYEPLIDSKNKEVVNALREIAAGKVIPDTTSDLHLHSSETEEA, from the coding sequence ATGGCAAGGATCACCGTTGAAGATTGTCTGGCCAAAGTGAGCAATCGCTTTCTCATCACCCAGATGGCCATCAAGAGGGTCAAGCAGTACCGCGAAGGGTACGAACCCCTGATCGATTCCAAGAACAAGGAAGTGGTCAACGCCCTGCGCGAGATCGCGGCCGGCAAGGTCATCCCCGACACCACCTCCGACCTGCATCTGCATTCTTCCGAAACCGAGGAAGCCTAA
- a CDS encoding J domain-containing protein, which produces MNLQECLKELQLAPGANLEEVKSAFRKLAFKYHPDLNPSPRAAEKFRVVNEAYVTARKLLDLAGPTRSASHGPEAEPTASREQGARAYARQRDRTPPPKPEKPRRSTRAKNQKYYYREEEVLRTILNDPFAKKVFEDIYSQIRKDQPGYKGPLELKKRSLQLHWGERTLNLDFSKGIKGWLTGQMDFEQTVHYPASHLLPGRKVRITVEHPFTKGPRTIEVTLPQDFVVGRPIRLKGLGRKLGPFKGDLLLRILGK; this is translated from the coding sequence ATGAATCTCCAGGAGTGCCTCAAAGAGCTTCAGCTCGCCCCAGGGGCGAACCTGGAGGAGGTCAAGTCCGCCTTCCGCAAGCTGGCCTTCAAGTACCACCCGGACCTGAACCCGAGCCCACGGGCCGCCGAGAAGTTCCGCGTGGTCAACGAGGCCTACGTCACGGCCCGCAAGCTCCTGGACCTCGCCGGACCCACGCGGTCCGCGTCCCACGGCCCCGAGGCCGAGCCCACGGCCAGCCGCGAACAGGGGGCCAGGGCCTACGCCCGGCAGCGGGACAGGACGCCCCCGCCCAAACCGGAGAAGCCGCGCCGCTCCACCCGGGCCAAGAACCAGAAGTATTACTACCGTGAGGAGGAGGTCCTGCGGACCATCCTCAACGACCCCTTCGCCAAGAAGGTCTTCGAGGACATCTACTCCCAGATCCGCAAGGACCAACCGGGCTACAAGGGCCCCCTGGAGCTCAAGAAGCGCAGCCTGCAGCTGCACTGGGGCGAGCGGACCCTGAACCTGGACTTCTCCAAGGGCATCAAGGGGTGGCTCACGGGCCAGATGGACTTCGAGCAGACCGTCCACTACCCGGCCTCCCACCTCCTGCCGGGCCGCAAGGTGCGCATCACCGTGGAGCACCCCTTCACCAAGGGGCCCAGGACCATCGAGGTCACCCTGCCCCAGGACTTTGTGGTCGGCCGTCCCATCCGGCTCAAGGGATTGGGCCGAAAGCTCGGGCCCTTCAAGGGCGACCTGCTGTTGCGCATCCTCGGGAAATGA